Proteins encoded in a region of the Mycolicibacterium chitae genome:
- a CDS encoding Rieske 2Fe-2S domain-containing protein, with the protein MKVPFTWKVTGWFMIGWSAEYEVGHVKALKYFGEDLAAYRDENGDLHVLEAHCKHLGAHIGHGGTVVGDCIECPFHGWRWGPKGDNTYIPYQPDRPNRGLKLRSYPVQEQYGCIFMWYQPEGKEPQWELPDIFHKFPQFETDPNAYYRPYPEFSSRADAIPVHPQIVAENAPDSSHFRYVHKATVTPICLHWEGVDEEWRFLTGWPDVRSDDPDAMALRIHSHYSGLGFAMSAFEGASNHRLIFACTPVDDEVSDMFYSIWWPKEPGETSDIPPEHVRTKVERQYLKTVWEDCDIWRYQKYVEHPPLAKVDAKHYMALRKWATRFYDVPPAEVTAHA; encoded by the coding sequence ATGAAGGTCCCGTTCACCTGGAAAGTCACCGGGTGGTTCATGATCGGCTGGTCGGCCGAGTACGAGGTTGGCCACGTCAAGGCGCTGAAGTACTTCGGCGAGGATCTGGCCGCCTACCGCGACGAGAACGGCGACCTGCACGTTCTCGAGGCGCACTGCAAGCATCTGGGCGCCCACATCGGCCACGGCGGCACGGTGGTCGGCGACTGCATCGAATGCCCGTTCCACGGGTGGCGGTGGGGCCCGAAGGGCGACAACACCTATATCCCGTACCAGCCAGACCGGCCCAACCGCGGCCTGAAGCTCCGTTCCTACCCGGTCCAGGAACAGTACGGCTGCATCTTCATGTGGTACCAGCCCGAGGGTAAGGAACCGCAGTGGGAACTGCCCGATATCTTCCACAAGTTCCCGCAGTTCGAGACCGACCCGAACGCCTACTACCGGCCGTATCCGGAGTTCTCCAGCCGCGCCGACGCGATCCCGGTCCATCCGCAGATCGTGGCCGAGAACGCCCCCGACAGCTCACATTTCCGCTATGTGCACAAGGCCACGGTCACCCCGATCTGCCTGCACTGGGAAGGTGTCGACGAAGAATGGCGGTTCCTGACCGGTTGGCCCGACGTGCGCAGCGACGACCCGGACGCGATGGCCCTGCGCATCCACAGCCACTACTCGGGACTCGGGTTCGCCATGAGCGCCTTCGAGGGGGCCTCGAATCACCGGTTGATCTTCGCCTGCACCCCGGTCGACGACGAGGTCTCCGACATGTTCTATTCCATCTGGTGGCCCAAGGAACCCGGTGAGACCTCCGACATCCCGCCCGAGCACGTCCGCACCAAGGTCGAGCGTCAGTACCTGAAAACGGTGTGGGAGGACTGCGACATCTGGCGCTACCAGAAGTATGTCGAGCATCCGCCGCTGGCCAAGGTCGACGCCAAACACTATATGGCCCTGCGTAAGTGGGCGACACGGTTCTACGACGTTCCGCCCGCCGAAGTGACCGCCCACGCATGA
- a CDS encoding nuclear transport factor 2 family protein: MSEPPAADPRDEVEAIRRLKAQYCRFLDTRDIESWRALFAPDVVVTLDLAVSTGGADPQTMAPLQGLEAFEPVVLGGIAGAATMHHCHTPEIDMTSPTTASAIWAMEDLLVWEDRQLHGAGHYHETYEKRDGRWQITSLHLTRTMLRFTEST; encoded by the coding sequence ATGAGTGAACCGCCCGCCGCGGACCCGCGGGACGAAGTCGAGGCGATCCGCCGATTGAAGGCGCAGTACTGCCGTTTCCTCGACACCCGCGACATCGAGTCCTGGCGTGCGCTCTTCGCCCCCGACGTCGTCGTGACACTCGATCTGGCGGTGTCCACCGGCGGTGCGGACCCGCAGACCATGGCGCCCCTGCAGGGCCTCGAGGCCTTCGAACCGGTGGTGCTCGGCGGTATCGCCGGCGCGGCGACCATGCATCACTGTCACACCCCCGAGATCGACATGACCTCACCGACCACGGCCAGCGCCATCTGGGCGATGGAGGATCTGCTGGTCTGGGAGGACCGGCAACTGCACGGCGCCGGGCACTATCACGAAACGTACGAGAAACGCGACGGGCGTTGGCAGATCACCAGCCTGCACCTGACCCGGACCATGCTGCGGTTCACCGAGTCCACATGA
- a CDS encoding flavin-containing monooxygenase produces the protein MSAVRYDALVIGAGFSGLYMLHRLRELGLSVIAVEAGENVGGTWLFNRYPGARCDIESIEYSYSFSEEIQQEWVWTETMPAQPEIEAYLNFVADKLDLRRDIRLNTRVTAMAFDADEACWHLDTDTGARFTASHVVAASGILSVPLEPDVPGMDSFDGASLFTACWPKAGFDLAGKRVGVIGTGSTGVQLIPVVAREAGQLTVFQRSAAYTLPWDVRPLPAAELDDLKAAYPAIRAAQREHPVGAARLSAFSLLLDMLARPPIKSATREEQLRAIDEHGVMGALNWGDVFFDIEANRMAAKLYGEAIARIVKDPVTAAALVPTHPFGCKRPIIDQGYYETFNRDNVTLVDLRSGPIRAVTPTGISTEQGDHDLDVIIYATGFDAMTGALSRIDITGRDGASLRQVWQDEGPTSYLGLAVAGFPNLFIVQAPGSPSAATNFVAALEQHVEWIGDCIAHLRDQGHRTIEASPEAQREWIEHTTSLVEPTVLAHPSCNSWYNGANVPGKKRRYMAYTAGIPEYRRRCDEIAATGYPGFELA, from the coding sequence ATGAGCGCTGTGCGGTACGACGCCCTGGTCATCGGTGCGGGGTTCTCCGGGCTGTACATGCTGCACCGGCTGCGGGAACTCGGCCTGTCGGTGATCGCAGTCGAGGCCGGCGAAAACGTCGGGGGCACCTGGCTGTTCAACCGCTATCCCGGTGCGCGCTGCGATATCGAGAGCATCGAGTACTCTTACAGCTTCTCCGAGGAGATCCAGCAGGAGTGGGTGTGGACCGAGACGATGCCGGCCCAGCCGGAGATCGAGGCGTACCTGAACTTCGTCGCCGACAAGCTCGACCTGCGCCGGGACATCCGGCTGAACACTCGGGTCACGGCCATGGCCTTCGACGCCGACGAGGCGTGCTGGCACCTCGACACCGACACCGGGGCCCGATTCACCGCCTCGCACGTGGTCGCGGCCTCGGGCATCCTCTCGGTCCCGCTCGAACCGGACGTGCCCGGCATGGACTCCTTCGACGGGGCGTCGCTGTTCACCGCGTGCTGGCCCAAGGCCGGGTTCGACCTGGCCGGCAAGCGCGTCGGGGTCATCGGCACCGGCTCCACGGGCGTGCAGCTGATCCCCGTCGTGGCCCGAGAGGCCGGACAACTCACCGTGTTCCAGCGCTCGGCTGCCTACACCCTGCCGTGGGACGTGCGGCCGCTGCCCGCCGCCGAACTCGATGACCTCAAGGCGGCCTACCCCGCGATCCGCGCGGCCCAGCGCGAACACCCGGTCGGCGCGGCGCGGCTCAGCGCGTTCTCGCTGCTGCTGGACATGCTCGCGCGGCCACCGATCAAGTCGGCCACCCGCGAGGAACAACTGCGCGCCATCGACGAGCACGGCGTGATGGGCGCCCTGAACTGGGGCGACGTCTTCTTCGACATCGAGGCCAACCGGATGGCCGCCAAGCTCTACGGCGAGGCCATCGCGCGGATCGTCAAGGACCCGGTGACCGCGGCCGCGCTGGTACCGACCCATCCGTTCGGCTGCAAGCGCCCGATCATCGACCAGGGCTACTACGAGACCTTCAATCGCGACAACGTCACGCTGGTGGATCTGCGGTCCGGGCCCATCCGGGCGGTGACCCCGACGGGCATCAGCACCGAGCAGGGCGATCACGACCTGGACGTGATCATCTACGCCACCGGGTTCGACGCCATGACCGGTGCGCTGAGCCGCATCGACATCACCGGCCGCGACGGCGCGAGCCTGCGCCAGGTCTGGCAGGACGAAGGCCCCACGTCGTACCTGGGATTGGCGGTGGCCGGGTTCCCGAACCTGTTCATCGTCCAGGCCCCCGGCAGCCCCTCGGCGGCTACCAATTTCGTTGCGGCCCTGGAACAGCACGTCGAGTGGATCGGCGATTGCATCGCCCACCTGCGGGACCAGGGGCACCGCACCATCGAGGCCTCCCCCGAGGCGCAGCGGGAATGGATCGAGCACACCACCTCGCTGGTGGAGCCGACGGTGCTGGCCCACCCGAGCTGCAACTCCTGGTACAACGGCGCGAACGTGCCCGGCAAGAAGCGCCGCTACATGGCCTACACCGCGGGCATCCCCGAGTATCGGCGCCGGTGCGACGAGATCGCGGCCACCGGCTATCCCGGCTTCGAACTGGCCTGA
- a CDS encoding alpha/beta fold hydrolase, translating to MRPQERVRTVARALGGVLPRSADALSGTEGWTPWSPRGLRQLGEVALDELVVTGMTLTAPPPSLRSEVSGYGRVAEALTAAGVPAAYPDPDPLRVSSVRRRLAGRFTFEELTYTHDPRLPDCLQPNGGPATAACHIVRHRGGPRPWLVWVHGAGQGGLTDFAVARIGRLHYGLGYNVAMPIQPGHGVRRRRWPTYPDTDPVANVAGMMRTVSEVRAVIRWLHPQASSIALAGLSLGSGVAALVAGFEEVDGVALYTPILGLNAMIANHLHRWGGAADEVGAVLGSPEVAALTSVIDPLALEPTAPRQRRLIVGAWHDQMAMRAPALALHERWGGEIYWHQGGHVGHLFAGGVQRKTERFLRSVERERRA from the coding sequence ATGCGGCCCCAGGAACGCGTCCGGACCGTCGCCCGCGCCCTCGGCGGCGTGCTACCCCGCTCGGCCGATGCGCTGTCCGGCACCGAGGGGTGGACCCCGTGGTCGCCCCGGGGGCTGCGCCAGCTCGGCGAGGTCGCGCTCGACGAGCTGGTGGTCACCGGGATGACGCTGACCGCGCCGCCGCCGAGCCTGCGCTCCGAGGTGTCCGGCTACGGGCGCGTCGCCGAGGCGCTCACCGCGGCGGGCGTGCCCGCGGCTTATCCGGACCCGGACCCGTTGCGGGTGAGCTCCGTTCGGCGCCGGCTGGCCGGGCGGTTCACCTTCGAGGAACTGACCTACACCCACGACCCGCGGCTGCCGGACTGCCTGCAGCCCAACGGGGGACCGGCCACCGCCGCGTGCCACATCGTGCGCCACCGCGGGGGGCCACGGCCCTGGCTGGTGTGGGTGCACGGGGCGGGCCAGGGCGGACTGACCGATTTCGCGGTCGCGCGGATCGGGCGGCTCCATTACGGGCTCGGCTACAACGTCGCGATGCCCATCCAGCCCGGGCACGGGGTACGGCGGCGCCGCTGGCCGACCTACCCCGACACCGACCCGGTGGCCAACGTCGCGGGGATGATGCGCACGGTGTCGGAGGTCCGCGCGGTGATCCGGTGGTTGCATCCCCAGGCGAGCAGCATCGCGCTGGCCGGGCTTTCGCTGGGCAGCGGGGTGGCCGCGCTGGTCGCCGGGTTCGAGGAGGTCGATGGGGTGGCGCTGTACACGCCGATCCTGGGGCTCAACGCGATGATCGCCAACCATCTGCATCGCTGGGGCGGGGCCGCCGATGAGGTCGGTGCGGTGCTGGGGTCGCCGGAGGTGGCGGCGTTGACCTCGGTGATCGACCCGCTGGCCTTGGAACCGACCGCGCCGCGACAGCGCCGGCTGATCGTCGGCGCGTGGCACGACCAGATGGCGATGCGCGCGCCGGCGTTGGCGTTGCACGAACGCTGGGGCGGCGAGATCTATTGGCACCAAGGCGGTCACGTGGGGCATCTGTTCGCCGGCGGGGTGCAGCGGAAGACCGAACGCTTTCTGCGGTCGGTGGAGAGGGAGCGGAGGGCCTGA
- a CDS encoding phosphotransferase, with translation MTATVDIPAEIADLTPAWLTAALRADPSLSADLTVSDVRAERIAEDTGFSSLLYRLHLTGSEGSPRSLIAKLPGTPEARGAMELLGGYRKELMFYSRVAGTAPMATPHCYVARIADETSDFVLILEDLREWHNADHLAGLPLEQAHTCIDQLAALHAWSVTTADDEVLRQFPPLDTPVARDLLVPVFAPAWQIYREHTTQPIPDRVADYAERFAEFAPQALSALAERNMLLHGDIRADNMFFRGTRLKVVDFQMAVRGAGAADIAYLVSQGLPTDVRRGLDAPLLRRYLNALAQHGVDDYSFDEAWRHYRFAVAYLMVLPVVILIGWDSMPPRSRQLCVTLVDRAVATLTDIEALEVFA, from the coding sequence ATGACGGCGACGGTGGACATTCCGGCCGAGATAGCGGACCTCACCCCGGCATGGCTGACCGCCGCGCTGCGCGCCGATCCGAGCTTGTCCGCGGACCTGACCGTCAGCGACGTGCGGGCCGAACGGATCGCCGAGGACACCGGCTTCTCGTCGCTGCTGTACCGACTGCACCTGACCGGCAGCGAGGGGTCTCCGCGAAGCCTGATCGCCAAGCTGCCCGGCACGCCGGAGGCGCGCGGAGCGATGGAACTGCTCGGCGGCTACCGCAAGGAGTTGATGTTCTACTCGCGTGTCGCCGGCACGGCCCCGATGGCCACCCCGCACTGCTACGTCGCTCGAATCGCCGACGAGACATCGGATTTCGTGCTGATCCTGGAGGACCTGCGGGAGTGGCACAACGCGGATCATCTCGCGGGCCTGCCGCTGGAGCAGGCGCACACCTGCATCGATCAGCTCGCCGCGCTGCACGCCTGGTCGGTGACCACCGCTGACGACGAGGTGCTGCGGCAGTTCCCGCCGCTGGACACCCCGGTTGCGCGGGACTTGCTGGTGCCGGTGTTCGCGCCGGCCTGGCAGATCTACCGGGAACACACGACCCAGCCGATCCCCGACCGGGTGGCGGACTACGCCGAGCGGTTCGCGGAATTCGCCCCGCAAGCCCTGAGCGCGCTCGCGGAACGGAACATGTTGTTGCACGGCGACATCCGCGCGGACAACATGTTCTTCCGCGGTACTCGCCTGAAGGTGGTCGACTTCCAGATGGCCGTGCGCGGTGCCGGCGCCGCCGACATCGCCTACCTGGTCAGCCAGGGACTGCCCACCGACGTGCGCCGCGGCCTCGACGCGCCGTTGCTGCGGCGCTACCTCAATGCGCTGGCCCAGCACGGTGTCGACGACTATTCGTTCGACGAGGCGTGGCGGCACTACCGGTTCGCGGTGGCCTACCTGATGGTCCTGCCGGTGGTGATCCTGATCGGCTGGGACTCGATGCCGCCGCGTTCCCGGCAACTGTGCGTCACGCTCGTCGACCGCGCGGTGGCGACCCTCACCGACATCGAGGCGCTGGAGGTCTTCGCATGA